A stretch of DNA from Candidatus Pseudomonas phytovorans:
CTGGCGAAATGAACGCGCAGCCTACCCCTTCGCGCGCATTCGTGAAAGTGTCCAAATGTGTCTCGACGTGAACAATTCCTACACAGACAATGCCAGAGGCCATGCGCCATGGCTTGCCCTGGTGTGTAACACAGGCGTCATAATGGGCGCTTATCTTGCCGCTCAATAGATGATAGGGCGTTAACGTCCTCAGGAACGCCAGATGAATAATGAAGTGCTCAGCCCTGTCGCGATCAAGGATGCCCAGGAGCTCCCGGAAGAGTTGGTGCAGACCCCGCCAGACCTGCCGCCCGAGGCCGTAGAGGAATCGGTAGAGGAGCAGGTGGCCGAGCCTGTGGCCGCGGCGCCCACGCCCGCACCGGCCCCGGCAATCAACGTCCCAGGCCTGGACGACAGCAGCCTGTACATTCATCGCGAACTTTCGCAGCTGCAGTTCAACATCCGCGTGCTGGAACAGGCGCTGGACGAGAACTACCCACTGCTTGAACGCCTCAAGTTCCTGTTGATTTTCTCCAGCAACCTCGACGAATTCTTCGAGATCCGCGTTGCCGGCCTGAAGAAGCAGATCAATTTCGCCCGTGAACAGGCCGGTGCCGACGGCCTGCAGCCGCACCAAGCGCTGGCGCGCATCAGCGAGCTGGTGCACATCGAGGTGGACCGCCAGTACGCGATCCTCAACGACGTACTGCTGCCGGAGCTGGAAAAGCACCAGATCCGCTTCATCCGCCGCCGTTACTGGACGCCTAAGCTCAAGACCTGGGTGCGTCGCTATTTCCGCGACGAAATCGCCCCGATCATCACCCCGATCGGCCTGGACCCGACCCACCCGTTCCCGCTGCTGGTGAACAAGAGCCTCAACTTCATTGTCGAGCTGGAAGGGGTCGACGCCTTCGGCCGTGACTCGGGCCTGGCGATCATCCCGGCCCCACGCCTGCTGCCGCGGGTCATCCGCGTGCCTGAAGAGGTGGGTGGCCCGGGTGCCAACTACGTGTTCCTGTCGTCGATGATCCACGCACACGCCGACGACCTGTTCCAGGGCATGAAGGTGAAGGGCTGCTACCAGTTCCGCCTGACCCGTAACGCCGACCTGGCGCTGGACTCTGAAGAGGTTGACGACCTGGCCCGCGCGCTGCGCGGCGAGCTGTTCTCGCGCCGTTACGGTGACGCCGTGCGCCTGGAAGTGGCCGACACCTGCCCGAAACACCTGTCGGACTACCTGCTCAAGCAGTTCAGCCTCAGCGAAAGTGAGCTGTACCAGGTCAATGGCCCGGTCAACCTCACCCGCCTGTTCAGCATTACCGGCCTGGACAGCCACCCGGAGCTGCAGTACACGCCGTTCACCCCGGCGATCCCCAAGCTGCTGGTGAACGCCGACAACATTTTCAGCGTGATCAGCAAGCAGGACATTCTGCTGATGCACCCGTTCGAGTCCTTCACCCCGGTGGTCGACCTGCTGCGCCAGGCCGCCAAGGACCCGCACGTGCTTGCCGTGCGCCAGACCCTGTACCGTTCCGGGGCCAACTCGGAAATTGTCGATGCCCTGGTGGACGCGGCGCGTAACGGCAAGGAGGTCACCGCGGTGATCGAATTGCGCGCGCGCTTCGACGAAGAGTCCAACCTGCAGATGGCCAGCCGCCTGCAAGCGGCCGGTGCGGTGGTTATCTACGGTGTGGTCGGCTTCAAGACGCACGCCAAGATGATGTTGATCCTGCGCCGCGAGCAGGGCGAGATCGTGCGTTATGCCCACCTGGGGACCGGCAACTACCACGCCGGCAACGCCCGCCTGTACACCGACTACAGCCTGCTGACCTCTGACGACGCCCTTACAGAGGACGTTGGCAAACTGTTCAGCCAGCTGATCGGCATGGGCAAGACGCTGCGCATGAAAAAGCTGCTGCACGCGCCGTTTACCCTGAAGAAGGGCATGCTCGACATGATTGCGCGGGAAACCCAGTTCGCCCTCGAAGGCAAGCCAGCGCACATCATTGCCAAGTTCAACTCGCTGACCGATGCCAAGGTCATCAAGGCACTCTACAAGGCCAGCCAGTCGGGTGTGAAAATTGACCTGGTGGTGCGTGGCATGTGCTGCCTGCGCCCAGGCATTCCGGGGGTTTCGCACAATATCCAGGTGCGCTCGATCATCGGCCGCTTCCTCGAGCACACGCGGGTGTTCTACTTCCTCAATGGCGGCGAGGAGCAGATCTACCTGTCCAGTGC
This window harbors:
- the ppk1 gene encoding polyphosphate kinase 1; this encodes MNNEVLSPVAIKDAQELPEELVQTPPDLPPEAVEESVEEQVAEPVAAAPTPAPAPAINVPGLDDSSLYIHRELSQLQFNIRVLEQALDENYPLLERLKFLLIFSSNLDEFFEIRVAGLKKQINFAREQAGADGLQPHQALARISELVHIEVDRQYAILNDVLLPELEKHQIRFIRRRYWTPKLKTWVRRYFRDEIAPIITPIGLDPTHPFPLLVNKSLNFIVELEGVDAFGRDSGLAIIPAPRLLPRVIRVPEEVGGPGANYVFLSSMIHAHADDLFQGMKVKGCYQFRLTRNADLALDSEEVDDLARALRGELFSRRYGDAVRLEVADTCPKHLSDYLLKQFSLSESELYQVNGPVNLTRLFSITGLDSHPELQYTPFTPAIPKLLVNADNIFSVISKQDILLMHPFESFTPVVDLLRQAAKDPHVLAVRQTLYRSGANSEIVDALVDAARNGKEVTAVIELRARFDEESNLQMASRLQAAGAVVIYGVVGFKTHAKMMLILRREQGEIVRYAHLGTGNYHAGNARLYTDYSLLTSDDALTEDVGKLFSQLIGMGKTLRMKKLLHAPFTLKKGMLDMIARETQFALEGKPAHIIAKFNSLTDAKVIKALYKASQSGVKIDLVVRGMCCLRPGIPGVSHNIQVRSIIGRFLEHTRVFYFLNGGEEQIYLSSADWMERNLDKRVETCFPVEGKKLLLRVKKELESYLTDNTHAWTLQPDGRYVRSTPTGNQNPRSAQATLLDRLSNPVLNVR